The Pseudoalteromonas sp. N1230-9 genome segment CTAAGTAGGCACTACAGAAGGGCTCATTCAAGGTCGCAAAGGAATCGACTAAGTGGCCAAGGTGTTGAGTAACAAGTTCGGCATATTCTTGAAATTTATAGGCTGTATCACGATTTAACCAGCCACCATTATCTTCTAGGTATTGAGGTAAATCCCAGTGGTATAGAGTGACGTAAGTTTTAATATTACGTGCTTTTAACGCCGTTAATAACTGAACATAAAATGCCATACCTTGTTTGTTTATCGTGCCATCTTGATTCATGACCCGTGGCCAAGAAATTGATAAACGGTAAGCATCTACGGCTAAGTCAGCAATCATATCGACATCTTGCTGCCAACGTGCAACATGGTCACATGCTACATCGCCATGACTTTGATCGGCAATTGCATCCGGCTTTTCACAAAACGTATCCCAGATACAATCTAGACGCTGGCTGCGTGCGCCTTCAATTTGAAACGACGCAGTCGCAACACCAAAAGTAAATTCAGGTTTGAGTAAAAATGAGTCTGGCAAAAGAGAAATTGATTTATACACAGTTATTAGTCGTCCTTCGCATAGTGTTTGTAAGACAAACCAAAGTACAGAGCTGCAAATGGTGTAAGCGCTTACAATTTTATTGCAAATAAATTGCTATATATGATTTATATGTTATAAATGTAAGCGCTTACATTTTATGTTGCAATAGTTTTTTGCTTTTTTATTCATCATGATTTAGCACTAGAGCTGATGTAACAAACTGAAAAATATAAATAACTAGAGAATAAAATTATGGCCCATGTTTCAACGCCTGTTTCGGGTAACGCGAGTCAAGCGGCAATGCCAAAGCAACATTTTGCATTGGCATCCTTGACCACATTATTTTTTATGTGGGGGTTCATTACTTGTTTAAATGATATTTTGATCCCTTACTTAAAAGGGATGTTTTCGCTGAATTATACGCAAGCCATGCTTATACAGTTTTGCTTTTTTGGTGCGTACTTTGTGATGTCGATCCCTGCTGGCAAGTTGGTCAGTCGCATTGGCTATCAATTTGGCATTGTGGTCGGCTTAGTGGTTGCAGCTATCGGCTGTGCGCTGTTTTACCCTGCTGCGGTTGCCCATGTATACGAATTATTTTTACTGGCTTTGTTTGTACTTGCTTCGGGCATTACTATTTTACAAGTATCTGCAAATCCTTATGTAAGTGTACTTGGCCCGCAAAAAACAGCATCTTCGCGTTTGACTATGACACAAGCATTCAACTCACTAGGTACGACCGTCGCACCGATTTTTGGTGGGTGGTTGATTTTATCTGAGGTAAGCCAAGCCACGGCTGAAGAAGTGAAACTCCCTTATTTAATGTTGTCGTTAAGTTTACTCGTGCTTGCGGTTATCTTTGCGTTTTTAAAACTGCCAAAACTAGGTAAAGAAAGTGACAGTGAAGCGGCACATCAAGATTTAGAAGACTTTGTTGATTTAGGCAGTGTTTGGCGTTATCGCCACCTCATTTTAGGTGCCATCGGTATCTTTGTTTATGTGGGCGCAGAAGTGGCGATTGGTAGCTTTTTGGTGGGCTTTTTGACGTTAGATAATATTGCTGGCCTCGCAGAAAAAGAAGCCGCTCATTACATTAGTTATTATTTCGCAGGTGCCATGGTGGGTCGCTTTATTGGTGCTGCTGTGATGCAGAAGTTTAATGCAGGTAAGGTGTTGGCATGTCATGGCTTGCTTGCAGTAGTACTTGTTGCAATTGCTATGACAGGTGAAGGTAGTCTTGCTATGTGGGCTATTTTATTGGTTGGCTTATGTAACTCGATTATGTTCCCGACGATTTTCAGCCTTGCACTACATGGCCTTGGCAAATACACCTCAAAAGGCTCAGGTATTTTATGTTTAGCGATTGTAGGTGGGGCAATTATCCCATTACTACAAGGTGTGTTAGCCGATTCTGTTGGTGTGCAAATGGCGTTGTTCTTACCTATCGCCTGTTATTTATATATTACTTACTTTGCGCTTGTTGGCTCAAAAGTATCGACTCAGACTTCATAGGTGCAAAAATGAAATTGAAAAAAACATTCACTCTCTGTTCGTTAATGATGGCAAGCGTCAGCATGCTAGGTTGTACTGGGCAAGATAAGGTGACCAACGTGAACACTGAGCAAGAAATTTGGCCAAACATTGAAACGAGTATTGCTGCAAACCCAGAAATGGAAGCCAAAATTGCTAAAATGCTGGCAAATATGACCCTTGAGCAAAAAGTTGCGCAAATGATCCAGCCAGAAATTCGCGATATTACCGTTGAAGATATGCGTAAATATGGCTTTGGTTCCTACCTCAATGGTGGTGGTGCATTCCCAAATAATGATAAACATGCCAGTGCCGCAGACTGGATTGATCTTGCTGAAAAAATGTATCAAGCCTCAATCGATGACTCGCTTGATGGTAGCTCAATCCCGACTATGTGGGGTACCGATGCCGTGCATGGTCACAATAACGTCATTGGTGCGACATTATTTCCACATAACATTGGTTTAGGTGCAACAAACAATCCCGAGTTAATCGAAAAAATTGCAGCCGCTACCGCGCAAGAAGTGATGGTAACCGGCATCGATTGGGTGTTCGCACCAACAGTTGCAGTTGTTCGTGACGACCGTTGGGGTCGAACTTATGAAGGCTACTCTGAAGACCCTGAAATTGTGAAAGCATACTCGGCAGCCATTGTTAAAGGGTTGCAAGGTGCGGTTGATGAAGACTTTTTATCTGATAAGCGCGTGATAAGTACCGTGAAACACTTTTTAGGTGATGGTGGTACTGAAGGCGGTGATGATCAAGGTAATAACACGGCATCTGAGCAAGAGTTATTTGATATTCATGCGCAAGGTTATGTTGGCGGGTTAGGTGCGGGTGCACAAACCGTAATGGCGTCATTCAACAGCTGGAACGGTGAAAAAATTCACGGTAGTAAATACCTACTTACCGACGTACTAAAAGGCAAAATGGGCTTTGATGGTTTTGTTGTTGGTGACTGGAACGGCCACGGTCAAATTCCGGGTTGTACTAATGGCAACTGTGCGCAAGCAGCAAATGCCGGTCTTGATGTGTACATGGTACCGACAGATGCATGGAAACCACTTTACGAAAACCTT includes the following:
- a CDS encoding sugar MFS transporter; amino-acid sequence: MAHVSTPVSGNASQAAMPKQHFALASLTTLFFMWGFITCLNDILIPYLKGMFSLNYTQAMLIQFCFFGAYFVMSIPAGKLVSRIGYQFGIVVGLVVAAIGCALFYPAAVAHVYELFLLALFVLASGITILQVSANPYVSVLGPQKTASSRLTMTQAFNSLGTTVAPIFGGWLILSEVSQATAEEVKLPYLMLSLSLLVLAVIFAFLKLPKLGKESDSEAAHQDLEDFVDLGSVWRYRHLILGAIGIFVYVGAEVAIGSFLVGFLTLDNIAGLAEKEAAHYISYYFAGAMVGRFIGAAVMQKFNAGKVLACHGLLAVVLVAIAMTGEGSLAMWAILLVGLCNSIMFPTIFSLALHGLGKYTSKGSGILCLAIVGGAIIPLLQGVLADSVGVQMALFLPIACYLYITYFALVGSKVSTQTS